The DNA window TCTATCATGCTGTTGTGTTGtgattaaattttcttctttgagtaAAAGATGATCCTATTTCAATGCTACTACATTGATTGGTGAACTCagtaaaaaaaaagcttctcaCCAGCATGTCTTCAGAGACACCAAGCTCTTTTTCTAAGAATTATGCATAGTCTAGTTAAAGCCTAGAAACTTTCAGGTACCTGTGGCATATGTCAATTACTCAGATTTCACCTGGGTCAAGGTTTAAGGCATTAAAATTATCTGTCAAGGTAAAACCATACCTACAGTTCTGATACTCTATTGTGTCAGTTCTGGCTTATTAGTCATAGGCAGAAATAGGCTCTGCTGTTCTCAGAAATGTAGAAATATAGACTCCATACCCACTGCGCCATTTTTGTAGCTCTGCCATACATGTTCTTTATCTCTTACCCTCTGGAATTACTGCCTTGGGGATTTCCTAACTTTTCTCAcagcaactttttatttttgatagaatctTGGCTAGTTTTTAATCTccaagagatttttgttttatgttagtTATTTTAAGCCAATTTGGTCAGTAATTTGGaatctttcatttcttgtttctttgttttgatttttaattgcaCCTACACACTTGCctcatccccacctcccaccccaatcCTGTATTTGGAAGAGCTTTTCCTGGCATTTGCTCCTTTCCAGGGTGTTTCACCATGACTTCTTATCGCACTCCTCACCTCTCACCCTCTCCGCCCCTCACCCGCCATCTCCCGTCACATAAGGCCCTCTCTGATTTTAtagtcatttttgtctttcagtAACCACACTAGATAGGATAGGCTTTTTCACACTTTACTTTAATAATGCATTTCATTAGGGgttcctgagtggttcagttggttaagcccaaGACTCTTCATCTCatctcagttcttgatctcagggttgtgagttcaagccccagattggtATCTTGGGctgggtgtgaaacctacttaaaaagacaaaaaaggaaagaaagtatatACCTCATTGCACTTGAATTCTAGTGCTTAGACACTACTCCACTCATTACCTGGTCTAGCTTGCAGGTGGTTGCTATGCTCGGTCGGGTAGGGAAGCAAGTGAAATGTTACCTAATCTTGCTCATAAACACGGCTGAGGTTTTTCAGGTGAGGAGAGGAAGTTGCCTCTTTTTCCTTATACATGCCAAGCATAGAGGTCAAGCCCTCACTcctaaagatgttttaaaatcacACCCCTGAGAATTTAACTGAAAGCCATATTTCCCTCTTTTCTGGAGGCCCACAGCTTTTCCATTTTGGGTATGGTCATCTCTCAACAAATATGCTTTGGATAGATCAGTGTTTGATTTTTCCAGTGTCAGGGAAAATATAAGCCAGGTTTTTCTGTAAGCTGCAATTTAGAAAGGGACACTGCACAAGTATTTGTCtgtaaagaaaagaggaaaagaacgGATGCCTgcacagtatatatattttttcatttgatccTCTCATTTGGAGTTCAGAAAGGCTCAGAAGCTTGCCTAAGCACATAGCTAGCAAGGGGCAAAGCCAAGACTGAAACTCAAGGGtgtcaaaactgaaagaaaaatgctcTTTTCCTACAGCAGTACCCTACCTCCTAGTTAACTGGAGGAAGTATCCTTATAAAATCTGCTGTGACTTTGTGGCTTTATAATTATAGTCAAAGGCAAAAAGTAATGGTTGCTTAATAAGTGAGGTGCATGAAGACCtattcagagaaaaaggaatgttttGGTGTGGGACCTCTTGGGTATGTTTTATCCCTatgttccatttaaaaaaaaaacccacctaaatACAGATGCACATCattcaatatatttaaagttctgtgtaagtaaaaatatgtaaattgtaaATGTTTGAAGAGTATTGGggcatttcttatttaaaagaatcttaaagtgaatttttaagagcaaatgattcctttcttatttttattgctgattttgCCCCTGGGTATCAGGTATTATTTAAGAAGGCTATGCCCATGAGGTTGCATGATCATTAGCTCTTTTGTAATGTCTCCAGCATGTCTTTGAATATTGTGGCATTTCAATGTTTCCCAAACTTTACTTATTTGCATTACATGCACTTTCACGGTCTTCATTATCTGTATTCCACCTGAACTATTATTTACTTACCACTTTTATTAAGTGAGATTTTTGACTCaagcagatatatttttaaaagacattttatatcACTGCCATAAGTGTGAAATCAGCATAATTCACAATTAATAGAAATTAACAGCAAAGTATTATTAACTTCTAGGTAGATACTATTGCTTGTTGAAGGCTTCGTCTGAGGAGAATCAGAAAGCATTCTAGTAGTGTGGAAGACACTCCTACAAGACTAAAGCTGTGTCTTTGTAATCACAAGGATCGAAAGAGCTGGAAGGGAATGAGTTTCTTACAAAGTGAGTCAATGTTATTTAATGCTGTTTCGCACCAAAAAATCCTCTCTTCCTACCCACAGAGTATTATAACCCCGTATCATTTTCAGAATGAGCTCAGAAACTTCCATCAAAGCAGAGAAGTCTTTATTGATCTCTGAGAAAGTCAATGATATTTGCTCTCTTTTGATCTGGCCAAATTAATAAACTTGGTTATGTTTCCAGGTGAAAGAGGAAATGATGGACAATCGAAGCTACTCTAATCTGCCAGAAAAACTGCCTGTCTTCTCTGATTCTGCCCACTTGCCACTGACCAGGTCCTTTTACCTGGACCCCATGGTCACTTTCCACCTATACCCTGATGCCCCAGTACCATCACCTTTCTCTGAAGACCTGCCATTGCTGCCTTTTCCCAGTGATTCCCTGATCATGGAAAATTATGGCGAACCCcgctccttctccttccccatgcCTTATCCAAATTACAGAAGGTGCGAATATGCCTATGGGCCGGCCTTCATCCGGAAAAGGAATGAGCGGGAAAGGCAGCGGGTAAAGTGTGTCAATGAAGGCTACGCTCAGCTCCGACATCATCTGCCAGAAGAGTACTTGGAGAAACGACTCAGCAAAGTGGAAACCCTCAGAGCTGCTATCAAGTACATTAATTACCTGCAGTCTCTTCTGTACCCAGATAAGGCTGAGACCAAGAATAACCCTGAGACAGTTTCCTCCATAATGGCAACCACCAGCTGCCACAGTGACCCCATTTTTAGAATCATTTGATTCTAAATCGAAACAATTAATTTCACAAAATGGAGTCTCTTACAGCATCATTTGATAGTTTTTCCTAAATGTAATTTCTGCACAGGCAAATAACAGTTCAAATGTTAACCTATGCTGGCTATTTCTTACCGGGGTTTCAGATGTACGGTGCATTACCTTCTGTGGATTGAGAAGATGCCTCTTAAGCTTTGGTGATTTCTTTCAAGAATTTTAGAGGAGCAGAAGTCCCAGGATTCTCTATATGTCTCTGCTCGGCCTTCTCACACACTTGGCCAGAGTCTCAGCTGTGAGACCCTCTCACAAAAGTATTGTAAAGTATGGCTAATGACTGCTCAATGCTTGTAATGCACTTTGCAGATACTTGATGTGAAATGACCACAATGAATGCCTCCTGATTTGTCGAAGTTTGGtggtttttattactattactgtaATTCAAGGTTGATAGAAAATCTACACATTTCTACCTG is part of the Suricata suricatta isolate VVHF042 chromosome 11, meerkat_22Aug2017_6uvM2_HiC, whole genome shotgun sequence genome and encodes:
- the ASCL3 gene encoding achaete-scute homolog 3, whose translation is MMDNRSYSNLPEKLPVFSDSAHLPLTRSFYLDPMVTFHLYPDAPVPSPFSEDLPLLPFPSDSLIMENYGEPRSFSFPMPYPNYRRCEYAYGPAFIRKRNERERQRVKCVNEGYAQLRHHLPEEYLEKRLSKVETLRAAIKYINYLQSLLYPDKAETKNNPETVSSIMATTSCHSDPIFRII